Proteins encoded together in one Diceros bicornis minor isolate mBicDic1 chromosome 18, mDicBic1.mat.cur, whole genome shotgun sequence window:
- the HROB gene encoding homologous recombination OB-fold protein isoform X3 — protein sequence MACSLQKLFAVEEEFEDEDFLSAVEDAENQFAGSRPVNAGCLRPVSSRPQETVQAQSSGQLPACSTAPSEALGLPALGLRLPTSSMPKASGGAPSTATAPLRPVSTSSSWTGNQRKVTLTEVLKEPARPQFSVSHPLLTFESQQQVIGGFEGSEQDEFDKVLASVELEGPGMELELGVSSEATGILPTWQQEDSVLAKKARVADVSRSCRKGSLPATHITGVMSAWNEPPDLGVHCRTPQPRLRPGAAGNLSMPTASTVPAQQPPWEVCPQSPLLRAPQPLQAAGGPVQSSPQNHFPSQPFQSPSACLSGKSRFPGLRTPNSSGSTPSRTISGLFSQGPIRPRAPVSSVKSPFGTPKSPRSSLVPQAALQTPIVTNHLVQLVTAANRTPQQPTRTSTCTKTRRFPGPAGILPHQHSGKNLEEIMVSTAQTPTHGALAKFRTEIVTSSQASVEEDFGQGPWLTMKSALGLDERDPTCFLCTYSIVMVLRKAALKQLPRNKVPNMAVMVKSLTRSTVDASVVFKDPTGEIQGTVHRLLLETHQNELKPGSVLVLKQVGVFSPSLRNHYLNVTPNNLVHIYSPDSGDGNFFKLSQPFPKMTWMDS from the exons ATG GCATGCAGTTTGCAGAAGCTGTTTGCTGTGGAAGAGGAGTTTGAAGACGAG GACTTCTTGTCCGCCGTGGAGGATGCAGAGAACCAGTTTGCTGGCTCACGGCCTGTGAATGCTGGGTGCCTGAGacctgtctcttccaggccacaggagactgtgcaggcaCAGTCTTCCGGGCAGCTGCCAGCATGTTCCACTGCTCCTTCAGAGGCTTTGGGCCTGCCAGCCCTGGGACTCCGCCTTCCTACCTCCAGCATGCCTAAGGCCTCCGGGGGTGCACCTTCCACAGCAACAGCCCCCCTAAGGCCTGTCTCGACTTCCAGCAGCTGGACTGGCAATCAGAGAAAAGTGACACTGACAGAAGTGCTCAAAGAGCCAGCAAGACCCCAGTTCTCAGTCTCTCACCCCCTGCTCACCTTTGAGAGCCAACAGCAGGTGATTGGTGGCTTCGAGGGGTCTGAACAAGATGAATTTGATAAGGTCCTGGCAAGCGTGGAGCTGGAGGGGCCTGGCATGGAACTGGAACTTGGAGTCAGCAGTGAGGCCACAGGAATCCTGCCCACTTGGCAGCAGGAGGACTCAGTATTAGCTAAAAAGGCCCGGGTAGCTGATGTGAGCAGATCTTGCCGAAAGGGGTCCCTGCCTGCCACCCACATAACTGGTGTCATGTCAGCCTGGAATGAGCCTCCAGATCTTGGTGTCCACTGTAGGACTCCACAGCCCCGCTTGAGACCTGGTGCTGCGGGTAACCTTTCTATGCCAACTGCCTCAACAGTGCCTGCTCAGCAACCCCCCTGGGAAGTCTGTCCCCAAAGTCCCCTTCTTCGAGCACCCCAGCCTCTCCAAGCTGCTGGCGGGCCTGTTCAGAGCAGCCCTCAAAATCATTTCCCCAGTCAGCCATTCCAGTCTCCAAGTGCCTGCTTAAGTGGCAAATCTCGTTTTCCCGGACTACGAACTCCCAACTCAAGCGGTTCTACTCCCTCAAGGACTATCTCTGGATTATTTTCTCAGGGGCCCATACGACCCCGAGCTCCAGTGTCTTCTGTCAAGTCTCCTTTCGGCACCCCAAAGAGTCCCCGTTCCTCCCTGGTTCCCCAGGCAGCTCTGCAGACGCCCATCGTTACCAACCACCTGGTGCAGCTGGTCACTGCTGCCAACCGGACACCCCAGCAGCCCACCCGCACCTCTACCTGCACCAAAACACGCCGCTTCCCTGGCCCAGCAGGCATCCTACCTCACCAG CACAGTGGGAAAAATCTGGAGGAGATCATGGTCTCTACGGCCCAGACTCCAACTCATGGTGCTCTGGCTAAATTCCGGACAGAG ATCGTTACTAGTTCCCAGGCATCAGTGGAGGAGGATTTTGGGCAAGGGCCCTGGCTGACCATGAAATCTGCTCTGGGCCTGGATGAGAGAGACCCCACCTGCTTCCTCTGTACCTACAGCATCGTCATGGTGCTGCGGAAG GCAGCCCTGAAGCAGCTTCCCAGGAACAAGGTCCCCAACATGGCAGTGATGGTCAAGTCCCTGACTCGGAGCACAGTGGACGCCAGTGTGGTTTTCAAGGACCCTACGG GAGAGATACAGGGCACAGTGCACAGGTTGCTGCTTGAGACCCACCAGAATGAGCTGAAGCCTGGCTCGGTGCTGGTGCTAAAGCAG GTTGGAGTGTTTTCTCCTTCACTCCGAAATCACTACCTCAATGTGACGCCCAACAACCTGGTCCATATTTACAGCCCAGATTCTGGGGATGGGAACTTCTTCAAGCTATCGCAGCCCTTCCCCAAG
- the HROB gene encoding homologous recombination OB-fold protein isoform X1 yields MACSLQKLFAVEEEFEDEDFLSAVEDAENQFAGSRPVNAGCLRPVSSRPQETVQAQSSGQLPACSTAPSEALGLPALGLRLPTSSMPKASGGAPSTATAPLRPVSTSSSWTGNQRKVTLTEVLKEPARPQFSVSHPLLTFESQQQVIGGFEGSEQDEFDKVLASVELEGPGMELELGVSSEATGILPTWQQEDSVLAKKARVADVSRSCRKGSLPATHITGVMSAWNEPPDLGVHCRTPQPRLRPGAAGNLSMPTASTVPAQQPPWEVCPQSPLLRAPQPLQAAGGPVQSSPQNHFPSQPFQSPSACLSGKSRFPGLRTPNSSGSTPSRTISGLFSQGPIRPRAPVSSVKSPFGTPKSPRSSLVPQAALQTPIVTNHLVQLVTAANRTPQQPTRTSTCTKTRRFPGPAGILPHQHSGKNLEEIMVSTAQTPTHGALAKFRTEIVTSSQASVEEDFGQGPWLTMKSALGLDERDPTCFLCTYSIVMVLRKAALKQLPRNKVPNMAVMVKSLTRSTVDASVVFKDPTGEIQGTVHRLLLETHQNELKPGSVLVLKQVGVFSPSLRNHYLNVTPNNLVHIYSPDSGDGNFFKLSQPFPKDPGSFHGSLQHETVKPGKGLRTAENPEAEASPEEELPEADDLDGLLSELPEDFFCGTSSWDCSEAGHPP; encoded by the exons ATG GCATGCAGTTTGCAGAAGCTGTTTGCTGTGGAAGAGGAGTTTGAAGACGAG GACTTCTTGTCCGCCGTGGAGGATGCAGAGAACCAGTTTGCTGGCTCACGGCCTGTGAATGCTGGGTGCCTGAGacctgtctcttccaggccacaggagactgtgcaggcaCAGTCTTCCGGGCAGCTGCCAGCATGTTCCACTGCTCCTTCAGAGGCTTTGGGCCTGCCAGCCCTGGGACTCCGCCTTCCTACCTCCAGCATGCCTAAGGCCTCCGGGGGTGCACCTTCCACAGCAACAGCCCCCCTAAGGCCTGTCTCGACTTCCAGCAGCTGGACTGGCAATCAGAGAAAAGTGACACTGACAGAAGTGCTCAAAGAGCCAGCAAGACCCCAGTTCTCAGTCTCTCACCCCCTGCTCACCTTTGAGAGCCAACAGCAGGTGATTGGTGGCTTCGAGGGGTCTGAACAAGATGAATTTGATAAGGTCCTGGCAAGCGTGGAGCTGGAGGGGCCTGGCATGGAACTGGAACTTGGAGTCAGCAGTGAGGCCACAGGAATCCTGCCCACTTGGCAGCAGGAGGACTCAGTATTAGCTAAAAAGGCCCGGGTAGCTGATGTGAGCAGATCTTGCCGAAAGGGGTCCCTGCCTGCCACCCACATAACTGGTGTCATGTCAGCCTGGAATGAGCCTCCAGATCTTGGTGTCCACTGTAGGACTCCACAGCCCCGCTTGAGACCTGGTGCTGCGGGTAACCTTTCTATGCCAACTGCCTCAACAGTGCCTGCTCAGCAACCCCCCTGGGAAGTCTGTCCCCAAAGTCCCCTTCTTCGAGCACCCCAGCCTCTCCAAGCTGCTGGCGGGCCTGTTCAGAGCAGCCCTCAAAATCATTTCCCCAGTCAGCCATTCCAGTCTCCAAGTGCCTGCTTAAGTGGCAAATCTCGTTTTCCCGGACTACGAACTCCCAACTCAAGCGGTTCTACTCCCTCAAGGACTATCTCTGGATTATTTTCTCAGGGGCCCATACGACCCCGAGCTCCAGTGTCTTCTGTCAAGTCTCCTTTCGGCACCCCAAAGAGTCCCCGTTCCTCCCTGGTTCCCCAGGCAGCTCTGCAGACGCCCATCGTTACCAACCACCTGGTGCAGCTGGTCACTGCTGCCAACCGGACACCCCAGCAGCCCACCCGCACCTCTACCTGCACCAAAACACGCCGCTTCCCTGGCCCAGCAGGCATCCTACCTCACCAG CACAGTGGGAAAAATCTGGAGGAGATCATGGTCTCTACGGCCCAGACTCCAACTCATGGTGCTCTGGCTAAATTCCGGACAGAG ATCGTTACTAGTTCCCAGGCATCAGTGGAGGAGGATTTTGGGCAAGGGCCCTGGCTGACCATGAAATCTGCTCTGGGCCTGGATGAGAGAGACCCCACCTGCTTCCTCTGTACCTACAGCATCGTCATGGTGCTGCGGAAG GCAGCCCTGAAGCAGCTTCCCAGGAACAAGGTCCCCAACATGGCAGTGATGGTCAAGTCCCTGACTCGGAGCACAGTGGACGCCAGTGTGGTTTTCAAGGACCCTACGG GAGAGATACAGGGCACAGTGCACAGGTTGCTGCTTGAGACCCACCAGAATGAGCTGAAGCCTGGCTCGGTGCTGGTGCTAAAGCAG GTTGGAGTGTTTTCTCCTTCACTCCGAAATCACTACCTCAATGTGACGCCCAACAACCTGGTCCATATTTACAGCCCAGATTCTGGGGATGGGAACTTCTTCAAGCTATCGCAGCCCTTCCCCAAG GATCCAGGAAGCTTCCATGGCAGCCTCCAGCACGAGACTGTGAAGCCCGGGAAAGGCCTCAGAACAGCAGAGAACCCAGAGGCAGAGGCATCCCCTGAGGAAGAACTCCCAGAAGCTG
- the HROB gene encoding homologous recombination OB-fold protein isoform X4, with the protein MACSLQKLFAVEEEFEDEDFLSAVEDAENQFAGSRPVNAGCLRPVSSRPQETVQAQSSGQLPACSTAPSEALGLPALGLRLPTSSMPKASGGAPSTATAPLRPVSTSSSWTGNQRKVTLTEVLKEPARPQFSVSHPLLTFESQQQVIGGFEGSEQDEFDKVLASVELEGPGMELELGVSSEATGILPTWQQEDSVLAKKARVADVSRSCRKGSLPATHITGVMSAWNEPPDLGVHCRTPQPRLRPGAAGNLSMPTASTVPAQQPPWEVCPQSPLLRAPQPLQAAGGPVQSSPQNHFPSQPFQSPSACLSGKSRFPGLRTPNSSGSTPSRTISGLFSQGPIRPRAPVSSVKSPFGTPKSPRSSLVPQAALQTPIVTNHLVQLVTAANRTPQQPTRTSTCTKTRRFPGPAGILPHQHSGKNLEEIMVSTAQTPTHGALAKFRTEIVTSSQASVEEDFGQGPWLTMKSALGLDERDPTCFLCTYSIVMVLRKAALKQLPRNKVPNMAVMVKSLTRSTVDASVVFKDPTGWSVFSFTPKSLPQCDAQQPGPYLQPRFWGWELLQAIAALPQGSRKLPWQPPARDCEARERPQNSREPRGRGIP; encoded by the exons ATG GCATGCAGTTTGCAGAAGCTGTTTGCTGTGGAAGAGGAGTTTGAAGACGAG GACTTCTTGTCCGCCGTGGAGGATGCAGAGAACCAGTTTGCTGGCTCACGGCCTGTGAATGCTGGGTGCCTGAGacctgtctcttccaggccacaggagactgtgcaggcaCAGTCTTCCGGGCAGCTGCCAGCATGTTCCACTGCTCCTTCAGAGGCTTTGGGCCTGCCAGCCCTGGGACTCCGCCTTCCTACCTCCAGCATGCCTAAGGCCTCCGGGGGTGCACCTTCCACAGCAACAGCCCCCCTAAGGCCTGTCTCGACTTCCAGCAGCTGGACTGGCAATCAGAGAAAAGTGACACTGACAGAAGTGCTCAAAGAGCCAGCAAGACCCCAGTTCTCAGTCTCTCACCCCCTGCTCACCTTTGAGAGCCAACAGCAGGTGATTGGTGGCTTCGAGGGGTCTGAACAAGATGAATTTGATAAGGTCCTGGCAAGCGTGGAGCTGGAGGGGCCTGGCATGGAACTGGAACTTGGAGTCAGCAGTGAGGCCACAGGAATCCTGCCCACTTGGCAGCAGGAGGACTCAGTATTAGCTAAAAAGGCCCGGGTAGCTGATGTGAGCAGATCTTGCCGAAAGGGGTCCCTGCCTGCCACCCACATAACTGGTGTCATGTCAGCCTGGAATGAGCCTCCAGATCTTGGTGTCCACTGTAGGACTCCACAGCCCCGCTTGAGACCTGGTGCTGCGGGTAACCTTTCTATGCCAACTGCCTCAACAGTGCCTGCTCAGCAACCCCCCTGGGAAGTCTGTCCCCAAAGTCCCCTTCTTCGAGCACCCCAGCCTCTCCAAGCTGCTGGCGGGCCTGTTCAGAGCAGCCCTCAAAATCATTTCCCCAGTCAGCCATTCCAGTCTCCAAGTGCCTGCTTAAGTGGCAAATCTCGTTTTCCCGGACTACGAACTCCCAACTCAAGCGGTTCTACTCCCTCAAGGACTATCTCTGGATTATTTTCTCAGGGGCCCATACGACCCCGAGCTCCAGTGTCTTCTGTCAAGTCTCCTTTCGGCACCCCAAAGAGTCCCCGTTCCTCCCTGGTTCCCCAGGCAGCTCTGCAGACGCCCATCGTTACCAACCACCTGGTGCAGCTGGTCACTGCTGCCAACCGGACACCCCAGCAGCCCACCCGCACCTCTACCTGCACCAAAACACGCCGCTTCCCTGGCCCAGCAGGCATCCTACCTCACCAG CACAGTGGGAAAAATCTGGAGGAGATCATGGTCTCTACGGCCCAGACTCCAACTCATGGTGCTCTGGCTAAATTCCGGACAGAG ATCGTTACTAGTTCCCAGGCATCAGTGGAGGAGGATTTTGGGCAAGGGCCCTGGCTGACCATGAAATCTGCTCTGGGCCTGGATGAGAGAGACCCCACCTGCTTCCTCTGTACCTACAGCATCGTCATGGTGCTGCGGAAG GCAGCCCTGAAGCAGCTTCCCAGGAACAAGGTCCCCAACATGGCAGTGATGGTCAAGTCCCTGACTCGGAGCACAGTGGACGCCAGTGTGGTTTTCAAGGACCCTACGG GTTGGAGTGTTTTCTCCTTCACTCCGAAATCACTACCTCAATGTGACGCCCAACAACCTGGTCCATATTTACAGCCCAGATTCTGGGGATGGGAACTTCTTCAAGCTATCGCAGCCCTTCCCCAAG GATCCAGGAAGCTTCCATGGCAGCCTCCAGCACGAGACTGTGAAGCCCGGGAAAGGCCTCAGAACAGCAGAGAACCCAGAGGCAGAGGCATCCCCTGA
- the HROB gene encoding homologous recombination OB-fold protein isoform X5 — protein MACSLQKLFAVEEEFEDEDFLSAVEDAENQFAGSRPVNAGCLRPVSSRPQETVQAQSSGQLPACSTAPSEALGLPALGLRLPTSSMPKASGGAPSTATAPLRPVSTSSSWTGNQRKVTLTEVLKEPARPQFSVSHPLLTFESQQQVIGGFEGSEQDEFDKVLASVELEGPGMELELGVSSEATGILPTWQQEDSVLAKKARVADVSRSCRKGSLPATHITGVMSAWNEPPDLGVHCRTPQPRLRPGAAGNLSMPTASTVPAQQPPWEVCPQSPLLRAPQPLQAAGGPVQSSPQNHFPSQPFQSPSACLSGKSRFPGLRTPNSSGSTPSRTISGLFSQGPIRPRAPVSSVKSPFGTPKSPRSSLVPQAALQTPIVTNHLVQLVTAANRTPQQPTRTSTCTKTRRFPGPAGILPHQHSGKNLEEIMVSTAQTPTHGALAKFRTEIVTSSQASVEEDFGQGPWLTMKSALGLDERDPTCFLCTYSIVMVLRKAALKQLPRNKVPNMAVMVKSLTRSTVDASVVFKDPTGWSVFSFTPKSLPQCDAQQPGPYLQPRFWGWELLQAIAALPQDDLDGLLSELPEDFFCGTSSWDCSEAGHPP, from the exons ATG GCATGCAGTTTGCAGAAGCTGTTTGCTGTGGAAGAGGAGTTTGAAGACGAG GACTTCTTGTCCGCCGTGGAGGATGCAGAGAACCAGTTTGCTGGCTCACGGCCTGTGAATGCTGGGTGCCTGAGacctgtctcttccaggccacaggagactgtgcaggcaCAGTCTTCCGGGCAGCTGCCAGCATGTTCCACTGCTCCTTCAGAGGCTTTGGGCCTGCCAGCCCTGGGACTCCGCCTTCCTACCTCCAGCATGCCTAAGGCCTCCGGGGGTGCACCTTCCACAGCAACAGCCCCCCTAAGGCCTGTCTCGACTTCCAGCAGCTGGACTGGCAATCAGAGAAAAGTGACACTGACAGAAGTGCTCAAAGAGCCAGCAAGACCCCAGTTCTCAGTCTCTCACCCCCTGCTCACCTTTGAGAGCCAACAGCAGGTGATTGGTGGCTTCGAGGGGTCTGAACAAGATGAATTTGATAAGGTCCTGGCAAGCGTGGAGCTGGAGGGGCCTGGCATGGAACTGGAACTTGGAGTCAGCAGTGAGGCCACAGGAATCCTGCCCACTTGGCAGCAGGAGGACTCAGTATTAGCTAAAAAGGCCCGGGTAGCTGATGTGAGCAGATCTTGCCGAAAGGGGTCCCTGCCTGCCACCCACATAACTGGTGTCATGTCAGCCTGGAATGAGCCTCCAGATCTTGGTGTCCACTGTAGGACTCCACAGCCCCGCTTGAGACCTGGTGCTGCGGGTAACCTTTCTATGCCAACTGCCTCAACAGTGCCTGCTCAGCAACCCCCCTGGGAAGTCTGTCCCCAAAGTCCCCTTCTTCGAGCACCCCAGCCTCTCCAAGCTGCTGGCGGGCCTGTTCAGAGCAGCCCTCAAAATCATTTCCCCAGTCAGCCATTCCAGTCTCCAAGTGCCTGCTTAAGTGGCAAATCTCGTTTTCCCGGACTACGAACTCCCAACTCAAGCGGTTCTACTCCCTCAAGGACTATCTCTGGATTATTTTCTCAGGGGCCCATACGACCCCGAGCTCCAGTGTCTTCTGTCAAGTCTCCTTTCGGCACCCCAAAGAGTCCCCGTTCCTCCCTGGTTCCCCAGGCAGCTCTGCAGACGCCCATCGTTACCAACCACCTGGTGCAGCTGGTCACTGCTGCCAACCGGACACCCCAGCAGCCCACCCGCACCTCTACCTGCACCAAAACACGCCGCTTCCCTGGCCCAGCAGGCATCCTACCTCACCAG CACAGTGGGAAAAATCTGGAGGAGATCATGGTCTCTACGGCCCAGACTCCAACTCATGGTGCTCTGGCTAAATTCCGGACAGAG ATCGTTACTAGTTCCCAGGCATCAGTGGAGGAGGATTTTGGGCAAGGGCCCTGGCTGACCATGAAATCTGCTCTGGGCCTGGATGAGAGAGACCCCACCTGCTTCCTCTGTACCTACAGCATCGTCATGGTGCTGCGGAAG GCAGCCCTGAAGCAGCTTCCCAGGAACAAGGTCCCCAACATGGCAGTGATGGTCAAGTCCCTGACTCGGAGCACAGTGGACGCCAGTGTGGTTTTCAAGGACCCTACGG GTTGGAGTGTTTTCTCCTTCACTCCGAAATCACTACCTCAATGTGACGCCCAACAACCTGGTCCATATTTACAGCCCAGATTCTGGGGATGGGAACTTCTTCAAGCTATCGCAGCCCTTCCCCAAG
- the HROB gene encoding homologous recombination OB-fold protein isoform X2, translating into MACSLQKLFAVEEEFEDEDFLSAVEDAENQFAGSRPVNAGCLRPVSSRPQETVQAQSSGQLPACSTAPSEALGLPALGLRLPTSSMPKASGGAPSTATAPLRPVSTSSSWTGNQRKVTLTEVLKEPARPQFSVSHPLLTFESQQQVIGGFEGSEQDEFDKVLASVELEGPGMELELGVSSEATGILPTWQQEDSVLAKKARVADVSRSCRKGSLPATHITGVMSAWNEPPDLGVHCRTPQPRLRPGAAGNLSMPTASTVPAQQPPWEVCPQSPLLRAPQPLQAAGGPVQSSPQNHFPSQPFQSPSACLSGKSRFPGLRTPNSSGSTPSRTISGLFSQGPIRPRAPVSSVKSPFGTPKSPRSSLVPQAALQTPIVTNHLVQLVTAANRTPQQPTRTSTCTKTRRFPGPAGILPHQHSGKNLEEIMVSTAQTPTHGALAKFRTEAALKQLPRNKVPNMAVMVKSLTRSTVDASVVFKDPTGEIQGTVHRLLLETHQNELKPGSVLVLKQVGVFSPSLRNHYLNVTPNNLVHIYSPDSGDGNFFKLSQPFPKDPGSFHGSLQHETVKPGKGLRTAENPEAEASPEEELPEADDLDGLLSELPEDFFCGTSSWDCSEAGHPP; encoded by the exons ATG GCATGCAGTTTGCAGAAGCTGTTTGCTGTGGAAGAGGAGTTTGAAGACGAG GACTTCTTGTCCGCCGTGGAGGATGCAGAGAACCAGTTTGCTGGCTCACGGCCTGTGAATGCTGGGTGCCTGAGacctgtctcttccaggccacaggagactgtgcaggcaCAGTCTTCCGGGCAGCTGCCAGCATGTTCCACTGCTCCTTCAGAGGCTTTGGGCCTGCCAGCCCTGGGACTCCGCCTTCCTACCTCCAGCATGCCTAAGGCCTCCGGGGGTGCACCTTCCACAGCAACAGCCCCCCTAAGGCCTGTCTCGACTTCCAGCAGCTGGACTGGCAATCAGAGAAAAGTGACACTGACAGAAGTGCTCAAAGAGCCAGCAAGACCCCAGTTCTCAGTCTCTCACCCCCTGCTCACCTTTGAGAGCCAACAGCAGGTGATTGGTGGCTTCGAGGGGTCTGAACAAGATGAATTTGATAAGGTCCTGGCAAGCGTGGAGCTGGAGGGGCCTGGCATGGAACTGGAACTTGGAGTCAGCAGTGAGGCCACAGGAATCCTGCCCACTTGGCAGCAGGAGGACTCAGTATTAGCTAAAAAGGCCCGGGTAGCTGATGTGAGCAGATCTTGCCGAAAGGGGTCCCTGCCTGCCACCCACATAACTGGTGTCATGTCAGCCTGGAATGAGCCTCCAGATCTTGGTGTCCACTGTAGGACTCCACAGCCCCGCTTGAGACCTGGTGCTGCGGGTAACCTTTCTATGCCAACTGCCTCAACAGTGCCTGCTCAGCAACCCCCCTGGGAAGTCTGTCCCCAAAGTCCCCTTCTTCGAGCACCCCAGCCTCTCCAAGCTGCTGGCGGGCCTGTTCAGAGCAGCCCTCAAAATCATTTCCCCAGTCAGCCATTCCAGTCTCCAAGTGCCTGCTTAAGTGGCAAATCTCGTTTTCCCGGACTACGAACTCCCAACTCAAGCGGTTCTACTCCCTCAAGGACTATCTCTGGATTATTTTCTCAGGGGCCCATACGACCCCGAGCTCCAGTGTCTTCTGTCAAGTCTCCTTTCGGCACCCCAAAGAGTCCCCGTTCCTCCCTGGTTCCCCAGGCAGCTCTGCAGACGCCCATCGTTACCAACCACCTGGTGCAGCTGGTCACTGCTGCCAACCGGACACCCCAGCAGCCCACCCGCACCTCTACCTGCACCAAAACACGCCGCTTCCCTGGCCCAGCAGGCATCCTACCTCACCAG CACAGTGGGAAAAATCTGGAGGAGATCATGGTCTCTACGGCCCAGACTCCAACTCATGGTGCTCTGGCTAAATTCCGGACAGAG GCAGCCCTGAAGCAGCTTCCCAGGAACAAGGTCCCCAACATGGCAGTGATGGTCAAGTCCCTGACTCGGAGCACAGTGGACGCCAGTGTGGTTTTCAAGGACCCTACGG GAGAGATACAGGGCACAGTGCACAGGTTGCTGCTTGAGACCCACCAGAATGAGCTGAAGCCTGGCTCGGTGCTGGTGCTAAAGCAG GTTGGAGTGTTTTCTCCTTCACTCCGAAATCACTACCTCAATGTGACGCCCAACAACCTGGTCCATATTTACAGCCCAGATTCTGGGGATGGGAACTTCTTCAAGCTATCGCAGCCCTTCCCCAAG GATCCAGGAAGCTTCCATGGCAGCCTCCAGCACGAGACTGTGAAGCCCGGGAAAGGCCTCAGAACAGCAGAGAACCCAGAGGCAGAGGCATCCCCTGAGGAAGAACTCCCAGAAGCTG